The Falco peregrinus isolate bFalPer1 chromosome 1, bFalPer1.pri, whole genome shotgun sequence genome has a window encoding:
- the ZFAND6 gene encoding AN1-type zinc finger protein 6 isoform X1 has product MRFIEEGKMAQETNRSQVPMLCSTGCGFYGNPRTNGMCSVCYKEHLQRQNSNGRISPPATSVSSITESLPVQCTEGSTQETQSTLDSTSTPSMQPSPVSSQSLLTESVASSQPDSTAVDKTVPETEDLQASVSENAEPTPEEQDKSLDKPKQKKNRCFMCRKKVGLTGFECRCGNVYCGMHRYSDVHSCSYNYKADAAEKIRKENPVVVGEKIQKI; this is encoded by the exons ATGAG GTTTATAGAAGAAGGGAAAATGGCTCAAGAAACTAACCGTAGCCAAGTGCCTATGCTTTGTTCCACTGGTTGCGGATTTTATGGGAATCCTCGTACAAATGGCATGTGTTCAGTGTGCTACAAAGAACATCTTCAAAGGCAGAACAGTAATGGTAGAATTAGCCCTCCTG CAACTTCTGTCAGTAGTATAACTGAGTCCTTACCGGTTCAGTGCACAGAAGGCAGCACCCAGGAAACTCAGTCAACTTTAGATTCTACATCGACTCCATCTATGCAGCCAAG CCCTGTGTCAAGTCAGTCACTTCTAACAGAATCTGTAGCATCATCCCAACCGGATAGTACAGCTGTGGACAAAACAGTACCTGAGACAGAAGATTTGCAAG CTTCAGTGTCAGAGAACGCAGAGCCTACACCTGAAGAACAAGACAAGTCGCTtgacaaaccaaaacagaaaaagaatcgTTGTTTCATGTGCAGGAAGAAGGTTGGACTTACTG GGTTTGAATGTCGGTGTGGAAACGTTTACTGTGGTATGCACCGTTATTCAGATGTACACAGTTGCTCTTACAATTACAAAGCTGATGCTGctgagaaaatcagaaaagagaATCCTGTAGTCGTTGGGGAAAAGATCCAGAAGATCTGA
- the ZFAND6 gene encoding AN1-type zinc finger protein 6 isoform X2 — MFIEEGKMAQETNRSQVPMLCSTGCGFYGNPRTNGMCSVCYKEHLQRQNSNGRISPPATSVSSITESLPVQCTEGSTQETQSTLDSTSTPSMQPSPVSSQSLLTESVASSQPDSTAVDKTVPETEDLQASVSENAEPTPEEQDKSLDKPKQKKNRCFMCRKKVGLTGFECRCGNVYCGMHRYSDVHSCSYNYKADAAEKIRKENPVVVGEKIQKI; from the exons AT GTTTATAGAAGAAGGGAAAATGGCTCAAGAAACTAACCGTAGCCAAGTGCCTATGCTTTGTTCCACTGGTTGCGGATTTTATGGGAATCCTCGTACAAATGGCATGTGTTCAGTGTGCTACAAAGAACATCTTCAAAGGCAGAACAGTAATGGTAGAATTAGCCCTCCTG CAACTTCTGTCAGTAGTATAACTGAGTCCTTACCGGTTCAGTGCACAGAAGGCAGCACCCAGGAAACTCAGTCAACTTTAGATTCTACATCGACTCCATCTATGCAGCCAAG CCCTGTGTCAAGTCAGTCACTTCTAACAGAATCTGTAGCATCATCCCAACCGGATAGTACAGCTGTGGACAAAACAGTACCTGAGACAGAAGATTTGCAAG CTTCAGTGTCAGAGAACGCAGAGCCTACACCTGAAGAACAAGACAAGTCGCTtgacaaaccaaaacagaaaaagaatcgTTGTTTCATGTGCAGGAAGAAGGTTGGACTTACTG GGTTTGAATGTCGGTGTGGAAACGTTTACTGTGGTATGCACCGTTATTCAGATGTACACAGTTGCTCTTACAATTACAAAGCTGATGCTGctgagaaaatcagaaaagagaATCCTGTAGTCGTTGGGGAAAAGATCCAGAAGATCTGA
- the ZFAND6 gene encoding AN1-type zinc finger protein 6 isoform X3: MAQETNRSQVPMLCSTGCGFYGNPRTNGMCSVCYKEHLQRQNSNGRISPPATSVSSITESLPVQCTEGSTQETQSTLDSTSTPSMQPSPVSSQSLLTESVASSQPDSTAVDKTVPETEDLQASVSENAEPTPEEQDKSLDKPKQKKNRCFMCRKKVGLTGFECRCGNVYCGMHRYSDVHSCSYNYKADAAEKIRKENPVVVGEKIQKI; encoded by the exons ATGGCTCAAGAAACTAACCGTAGCCAAGTGCCTATGCTTTGTTCCACTGGTTGCGGATTTTATGGGAATCCTCGTACAAATGGCATGTGTTCAGTGTGCTACAAAGAACATCTTCAAAGGCAGAACAGTAATGGTAGAATTAGCCCTCCTG CAACTTCTGTCAGTAGTATAACTGAGTCCTTACCGGTTCAGTGCACAGAAGGCAGCACCCAGGAAACTCAGTCAACTTTAGATTCTACATCGACTCCATCTATGCAGCCAAG CCCTGTGTCAAGTCAGTCACTTCTAACAGAATCTGTAGCATCATCCCAACCGGATAGTACAGCTGTGGACAAAACAGTACCTGAGACAGAAGATTTGCAAG CTTCAGTGTCAGAGAACGCAGAGCCTACACCTGAAGAACAAGACAAGTCGCTtgacaaaccaaaacagaaaaagaatcgTTGTTTCATGTGCAGGAAGAAGGTTGGACTTACTG GGTTTGAATGTCGGTGTGGAAACGTTTACTGTGGTATGCACCGTTATTCAGATGTACACAGTTGCTCTTACAATTACAAAGCTGATGCTGctgagaaaatcagaaaagagaATCCTGTAGTCGTTGGGGAAAAGATCCAGAAGATCTGA